In the Acropora muricata isolate sample 2 chromosome 1, ASM3666990v1, whole genome shotgun sequence genome, one interval contains:
- the LOC136919067 gene encoding uncharacterized protein, translating into MSHDDARGVISVKNGVFDISWNKLGCESNFFEVNRTMGKMTAGLEGMFVRNPIWVRPQNRSVISGHPLGGCSMGESGEDGVVNHAGQVFDGNTNKLMDGLLVVDGSIVPRPVGCNPSLTISMLAERCVRLLAIRESWTIDYDTFKPLVQPNN; encoded by the exons ATGAGCCATGATGATGCAAGAGGTGTCATTTCCGTAAAGAATGGAGTCTTTGATATCTCCTGGAATAAACTTGGCTGTGAAAGCAACTTCTTTGAAGTAAACAGGACAATGGGGAAGATGACAGCTGGTCTGGAAGGAATGTTTGTTAGAAATCCTATTTGGGTCAGACCTCAAAACAGAAGCGTTATTTCTGGACATCCTCTTGGTGGCTGTTCCATGGGAGAGTCGGGAGAAGACGGTGTGGTAAATCACGCTGGACAAGTGTTCGATG GGAATACTAATAAGCTGATGGACGGCCTTTTGGTTGTTGACGGTTCCATTGTTCCTCGACCGGTGGGCTGCAATCCATCTCTCACCATATCTATGCTTGCGGAACGCTGCGTTCGCCTTCTTGCAATTAGAGAGAGTTGGACCATAGACTACGATACCTTCAAGCCACTGG TTCAGCCCAATAACTGA
- the LOC136919054 gene encoding uncharacterized protein, whose translation MELTSFFKILLNAVATILFVAECQSKAHDNAKPAATGLTKLKARELAANPSALIHEALNLVRSRRSVDLAYDDPLSGIKHGQIRHLTRRQPLEEISTGEEREHTIDKRQIPDGLRMLSDYTDANSGSSRLQETMTGFSKKEKVNKKVTKALHKDDVITLSRKPHQDMRTLEFNSMSLDELIRKLAPLLKGKDGRDGKDGKDGRDGRDGPRGDPGYPGPPGPSGLKGCSRPSENQNDVITSIPRPEEKPSGHLTSDGGMFPYTDGLEFSRWCASCPTAHLAGGMKSTNTSLKIPQDGRYFVYCQFHLLQTDADRTGFEILVNGSIFLSKVVKGEEATYSGAVFSMKKNSIISVRLLGPGTIEGDHTVNFLGAYRL comes from the exons ATGGAATTGACCTCATTCTTCAAGATTTTGTTAAATGCAGTGGCCACAATACTGTTTGTGGCCGAATGCCAGAGCAAGGCTCACGACAATGCAAAACCTGCTGCAACTGGTTTGACAAAGCTCAAGGCCAGAGAGCTTGCAGCAAATCCCAGTGCTTTAATACACGAAGCACTGAATCTAGTTCGTTCCCGACGAAGCGTCGATTTGGCGTATGACGACCCACTTTCTGGGATAAAGCATGGGCAAATCAGGCATTTGACAAGAAGACAACCTCTGGAAGAAATTTCAACAGGAGAGGAGAGAGAGCATACCATTGACAAACGTCAAATTCCCGATGGCTTACGCATGTTGTCTGACTATACTGACGCTAACAGTGGCTCGTCGCGGCTTCAAGAAACAATGACTGGCTTCTCAAAGAAGGAGAAAGTGAACAAAAAAGTGACGAAGGCATTACATAAAGAT GATGTCATAACTTTGTCTAGGAAGCCTCATCAAGACATGAGAACTCTGGAATTCAACTCCATGTCCCTTGACGAGCTTATAAGAAAACTTGCCCCACTCCTGAAAGGAAAAGATGGCAGGGATGGGAAGGATGGAAAAGATGGGAGAGATGGCCGCGATGGACCAAGG GGTGATCCAGGCTATCCGGGCCCGCCAGGTCCATCAGGATTAAAG GGATGTTCAAGACCTTCTGAAAACCAGAATGACGTCATTACATCAATTCCTCGACCAGAG GAAAAACCATCAGGTCACTTAACAAGCGATGGTGGAATGTTTCCTTACACTGACGGTCTCG AATTTTCACGTTGGTGTGCATCGTGTCCGACAGCGCATCTTGCAGGGGGAATGAAATCCACAAATACTTCACTTAAGATACCCCAGGATGGCAGATACTTCGTGTATTGTCAGTTCCACTTGCTTCAAACTGACGCTGACAGGACGGGCTTTGAGATTCTTGTAAACGGATCCATCTTCTTGTCTAAAGTCGTGAAGGGCGAAGAAGCCACGTATTCCGGCGCAGTTTtttcaatgaagaaaaatagCATAATTTCAGTCAGGCTTCTGGGACCAGGTACCATTGAAGGAGACCACACTGTAAACTTTTTGGGCGCGTATAGACTGTAG